In Hylaeus volcanicus isolate JK05 chromosome 9, UHH_iyHylVolc1.0_haploid, whole genome shotgun sequence, the following proteins share a genomic window:
- the LOC128881863 gene encoding uncharacterized protein LOC128881863 — protein sequence MFPYPLHASCIIKWNFGEPCTEIMQKLRWQILDWSSCVNCGPHGSRCLYSLKELRPDENNVIRASHLAPNMKTVETIQIAFKEVNKTCMATGESVSNEWFRIFDYGTNYCNLRNLVTSIGFNGSPRFLELTSNAVCTQYNMAVCN from the exons ATGTTCCCTTATCCGCTGCATGCATCTTGCATTATCAAATG GAACTTTGGAGAACCTTGCACGGAAATCATGCAGAAGCTGAGGTGGCAAATACTTGACTGGTCATCCTGCGTCAACTGTGGTCCACATGGCAGCAGATGCCTCTACTCG CTGAAGGAGCTAAGACCTGACGAAAACAATGTAATCAGAGCCTCACACCTTGCGCCGAACATGAAGACTGTGGAAACCATACAAATAGCTTTCAAAGAGGTCAACAAAACCTGCATGGCAACA GGTGAATCCGTGTCGAACGAGTGGTTCAGGATATTCGATTATGGCACGAACTACTGTAATTTGCGCAACTTGGTGACCAGCATTGGCTTCAACGGAAGCCCGAGGTTCCTAGAGCTGACGAGCAACGCAGTTTGCACGCAGTACAACATGGCTGTTTGTAATTAG
- the LOC128881859 gene encoding protein brambleberry-like, which produces MEHFYLLTYLVTAALCGAEAFSMFGWVWGGSKDESTALVADGVPLIAIPYDSMTEDEKFLQEAAKFTEIQVSSPLETCQHKVVMKIRTTCSQMSEEDLAKLSVNLLNCQSAVEGRKMFPCTEEMSLKQCTTDMDADMWNAYHLMSNRARAVCYSARGMQFRALTEVTVNKLMATAHTQIKKLGSLKESQDRLEEQQQHLRDAQTSAHNLVTSNLRELINERALIRTGHTQLASMAEDIRKKLEEASLNHREILDDLTNIQEQAQLIWDKIEASTDRIFAQHEVALVQYEHTLEKLGRISENIQFLWNLTNNMRAEVDQKLNWITEYIGDTEEQIHKIYCVGLHVVYLLCAMVIAAFLNASLLTRVTIMSIVPLNLVSYLKHGMDACLDFASMTVLIILITIMHFLMVGVQRMFGPKTRNARPEPVEVINQNGYANGNPQTYVSSSYTSKQSPQTPSMYRKLKTGIWEVRNAISHQLKRCIQSCSSLIQSVVPWSQQTVEQREELSCSYTSSKKSREDLVYNYQREFPSMSDDVTDFEYSQVKERDESMDDFENILDANELRRRLRGVESSYARSTRSYRASSNRSVDSNISTSSIALKSPCRGITRNGTRCRFQARTGSQYCVKHLSPSVASSVMGD; this is translated from the exons ATGGAGCACTTTTACTTGCTAACGTACCTTGTTACGGCGGCCCTTTGCGGGGCAGAAGCGTTTTCGATGTTCGGATGGGTCTGGGGCGGAAGCAAAGACGAGTCGACTGCCCTAGTGGCGGATGGCGTGCCACTTATAGCGATTCCGTATGATTCCATGACAGAAGACGAGAAGTTCCTTCAAGAAGCAGcaaaatttacagaaatcCAAGTGTCATCGCCCTTGGAAACTTGCCAGCACAAAGTAGTCATGAAAATTAGAACTACCTGCTCGCAGATGTCGGAAGAGGATTTGGCTAAGCTGAGCGTCAATCTCTTGAACTGCCAGTCGGCTGTGGAGGGCAGGAAGATGTTCCCGTGTACAGAAGAAATG TCTCTGAAGCAATGTACAACGGACATGGATGCTGATATGTGGAATGCGTACCATTTAATGAGCAACAGGGCAAGGGCAGTTTGTTATTCGGCTCGGGGTATGCAGTTTCGTGCTCTCACAGAAGTGACCGTTAACAAATTGATGGCAACTGCCCACACGCAGATCAAGAAACTAGGTTCCCTCAAG GAGAGTCAAGATCGCCTGGAAGAGCAACAGCAACACCTAAGAGACGCTCAGACATCAGCCCACAATCTCGTGACCTCGAACCTTAGAGAGTTGATCAATGAAAGGGCACTGATCAGAACGGGTCACACTCAACTAGCATCCATGGCGGAGGACATCAGGAAGAAATTAG AGGAGGCAAGTCTGAATCACAGAGAAATACTGGACGACTTGACAAACATCCAAGAGCAAGCCCAACTGATCTGGGACAAAATAGAAGCGAGCACTGATCGGATATTCGCGCAACACGAAGTAGCTCTCGTCCAGTACGAGCACACTTTGGAAAAGCTGGGGCGAATTAGCGAGAATATTCAGTTCCTTTGGAACCTAACGAACAACATGCGCGCAGAGGTGGACCAGAAACTAAACTGGATAACGGAGTACATCGGTGACACTG AAGAGCAAATCCACAAGATATACTGCGTAGGCTTGCATGTTGTTTATTTACTCTGCGCTATGGTGATAGCAGCATTTCTCAATGCATCGCTGTTAACCAGAGTCACCATAATGAGTATCGTACCACTGAACTTGGTGTCGTACTTGAAACATGGCATGGATGCTTGCCTGGACTTCGCATCGATGACTGTGTTGATCATTTTGATTACGATAA TGCATTTTTTGATGGTTGGAGTGCAGAGGATGTTTGGCCCAAAGACGAGAAACGCGCGACCAGAACCTGTGGAGGTCATCAACCAAAATGGCTACGCAAATGGGAATCCGCAGACTTATGTCTCATCTTCCTACACTAGTAAACAATCACCTCAGACTCCTTCGATgtacagaaaattgaagacAGGAATATGGGAGGTTAGAAACGCAATTTCTCATCAACTGAAACGCTGCATTC AGAGCTGCAGTTCGTTGATACAATCGGTAGTTCCCTGGAGTCAGCAAACAGTAGAGCAACGGGAAGAACTGTCCTGCTCGTACACGTCGTCCAAGAAGTCTCGAGAGGACCTTGTTTATAATTACCAGCGCGAGTTCCCTAGCATGTCTGATGACGTTACAGACTTTGAGTATTCCCAAGTGAAAGAGAGGGACGAAAGCATGGATGACTTTGAAAATATCCTCGACGCGAACGAGTTGAGGCGACGGTTGAGGGGAGTCGAGAGTTCTTACGCTAGAAGCACTCGCAGTTATCGGGCATCTAGTAATAGGAGTGTGGA TTCCAATATCAGTACATCATCTATAGCACTGAAATCTCCATGCAGAGGCATAACAAGGAATGGAACAAGGTGTCGTTTCCAAGCTCGAACCGGGAGCCAGTATTGCGTGAAACATTTGAGTCCAAGCGTTGCATCGTCAGTGATGGGTGACTGA
- the LOC128881860 gene encoding stimulator of interferon genes protein homolog isoform X1, with translation MYYLNDMDSYYITNETSLLTIYIVANISLGLYMELIFFLFCFNTVCLLEIILLDFFKQSGTDIRFKFKAFCIHLIILIGLMIFQNGYLINDTGQIVNVFICMLVSKILSIIISIINSRNRHNENSINTIRESKGLIEKIENFEDNHKITIAIHKLLILIPSSMYVPPDLREASYQWMESTMNLEEEKRHRAGTKERVYRNTVYKINPRRGKLYSKPVYVVAEGATPLLTFFEVQKHSHPETDVYKKYSKDITTNFYNKLKELINDDLECRNLCELIYYDDYDGNGVLTNVAAVILQRLSDLCVLEVT, from the exons atgtattatctGAACGATATGGATAGttattatataacaaatgaaacatcacttttaacaatttacaTTGTTGCAAACATTTCACTAGGCCTTTACATggagctgatattttttttattttgttttaacacCGTTTGCTTGCTTGAGATAATTTTACTAGATTTCTTTAAGCAAAGTGGAACTGACATTCGATTCAAGTTCAAGGCGTTCTGCATACATTTGATAATCTTAATCGGTCTAATGATCTTCCAAAAtggatatttaataaatgacacAGGACAAATCGTTAATGTTTTCATATGTATGTTGGTTTCGAAGATACTGTCGATAATCATCTCCATTATTAATTCAAGAAATCGACacaatgaaaattctattaataCCATACGAG AAAGTAAGGGTCTCATTgagaaaattgagaatttcGAGGACAATCACAAGATAACAATAGCTATTCATAAGCTATTAATTCTGATTCCATCGTCGATGTACGTACCACCGGACCTAAGGGAAGCTTCCTACCAATGGATGGAAAGCACGATGAACTTGGAGGAAGAGAAACGCCATCGAGCTGGAACCAAAGAGCGAGTGTATCGTAacactgtatataaaattaatcctCGTAGAGGAAAGTTGTACTCCAAACCTGTTTACGTGGTGGCAGAAGGTGCCACGCCTTTGTTAACTTTCTTCGAAGTTCAGAAGCATTCCCATCCGGAGACGGATGTCTACAAGAAGTACAGCAAGGATATCACTACAAacttttataacaaattgaaAGAGTTGATTAATGATGATTTGGAGTGTAGAAATCTGTGCGAGTTGATATATTACGATGACTATGATGGTAATGGTGTTCTAACTAATGTCGCAGCTGTTATTCTACAGAGATTGTCTGATCTATGCGTGTTGGAAGTTACTTAA
- the LOC128881860 gene encoding stimulator of interferon genes protein homolog isoform X2 has translation MDYGTGMAYSYYYGYLRLILPSTGTESKGLIEKIENFEDNHKITIAIHKLLILIPSSMYVPPDLREASYQWMESTMNLEEEKRHRAGTKERVYRNTVYKINPRRGKLYSKPVYVVAEGATPLLTFFEVQKHSHPETDVYKKYSKDITTNFYNKLKELINDDLECRNLCELIYYDDYDGNGVLTNVAAVILQRLSDLCVLEVT, from the coding sequence ATGGACTATGGAACTGGTATGGCATACAGTTACTATTATGGATACCTGAGACTCATTCTTCCTTCAACCGGCACAGAAAGTAAGGGTCTCATTgagaaaattgagaatttcGAGGACAATCACAAGATAACAATAGCTATTCATAAGCTATTAATTCTGATTCCATCGTCGATGTACGTACCACCGGACCTAAGGGAAGCTTCCTACCAATGGATGGAAAGCACGATGAACTTGGAGGAAGAGAAACGCCATCGAGCTGGAACCAAAGAGCGAGTGTATCGTAacactgtatataaaattaatcctCGTAGAGGAAAGTTGTACTCCAAACCTGTTTACGTGGTGGCAGAAGGTGCCACGCCTTTGTTAACTTTCTTCGAAGTTCAGAAGCATTCCCATCCGGAGACGGATGTCTACAAGAAGTACAGCAAGGATATCACTACAAacttttataacaaattgaaAGAGTTGATTAATGATGATTTGGAGTGTAGAAATCTGTGCGAGTTGATATATTACGATGACTATGATGGTAATGGTGTTCTAACTAATGTCGCAGCTGTTATTCTACAGAGATTGTCTGATCTATGCGTGTTGGAAGTTACTTAA
- the LOC128881721 gene encoding protein KRTCAP2 homolog produces MPVSSQVSFYLSCILTVLVFSGMQIYKGWLASSQLYTILGGYVGSLLFICVLTAVGNLEAMLFGKSFQQKLFPEVVFSMIVSLIASGLVHRVATTTCFLFSIVALYYINRISQETYSVPVPVPVSIHSKKRK; encoded by the exons ATGC CGGTCAGTAGCCAAGTATCGTTCTATCTATCATGCATCCTCACCGTCCTCGTGTTTTCTGGAATGCAAATATACAAAGGTTGGCTGGCGTCGTCGCAACTCTACACTATATTAGGAGGATATGTTggatctttattatttatatgcgTGTTAACCGCTGTGGGAAACTTGGAAGCTATGTTGTTCGGGAAATCTTTCCAACAGAAGTTATTTCCAGAAG TTGTGTTTTCCATGATCGTTAGTCTGATCGCGTCAGGATTGGTCCATCGAGTCGCGACTACAACCTGCTTCCTGTTCTCCATAGTCGCTCTGTATTACATCAATCGAATCTCGCAGGAGACGTATTCTGTACCTGTACCTGTACCAGTATCTATACactcgaagaaaagaaaataa
- the LOC128881720 gene encoding stomatin-like protein 2, mitochondrial: MLLRRYRCGMNCRFKLLARNFGIFQHQPALGFEHVPKLAIANHVRYKSTTPLNTIIMFVPQQEAWIVERMGKFHKILDPGLNILIPIIDQVKYVQSLKEIAIDIPQQTAVTSDNVTLNIDGVLYLRINDPYLASYGVEDPEFAIIQLAQTTMRSELGKISLDKVFREREGLNVCIVDSINKASEVWGITCLRYEIRDIKLPQRVQEAMQMQVEAERKKRAAILESEGAREAEINLAEGKRLAQILASEAAKQEEINKASGAATALVAIAEARAKSLKLVAGALNLTDAKNAAALSIAEQYVQAFNKLAKNNNTLILPSNVADVSSLVTQAMTIYKQVMAQPNFDDSQIKSNSDTPLRLEDSDECFEYFSDKEEAEKHRESRKRNPKML; this comes from the exons ATGCTATTACGAAGATACAGATGCGGAATGAATTGCAGATTTAAACTGCTCGCTCGGAATTTCGGAATTTTTCAG CACCAGCCAGCTCTTGGATTCGAACACGTTCCCAAATTGGCAATAGCGAACCATGTCAGATATAAGTCTACTACACCACTCAATACTATTATAATGTTTGTTCCGCAACAAGAG GCATGGATCGTCGAGAGAATGGGAAAGTTTCATAAGATTTTAGATCCAGGGTTAAACATACTTATACCGATCATCGATCAAGTCAAATATGTTCAGAGTCTCAAAGAAATAGCTATAGATATCCCGCAACAAACCGCAGTTACATCAG ATAACGTAACATTGAACATCGATGGAGTGTTGTACCTAAGAATAAACGACCCGTACTTAGCCTCGTACGGTGTGGAGGATCCAGAATTCGCTATAATTCAATTAGCTCAAACAACAATGAGATCCGAATTAGGAAAAATATCTTTGGACAAAGTGTTCAGGGAAAGGGAAGGCCTCAACGTTTGCATCGTCGATAGCATAAATAAAGCGAGCGAAGTTTGGGGTATTACCTGTCTTCGATACGAAATAC GTGACATTAAATTACCGCAGAGAGTGCAGGAAGCAATGCAGATGCAAGTAGAAGCCGAACGGAAGAAGCGAGCCGCAATTTTAGAGTCCGAAGGTGCCAGGGAAGCAGAAATTAATCTCGCGGAGGGGAAACGTTTGGCACAGATTTTAGCATCGG AGGCTGCGAAAcaggaagaaataaataaagccaGCGGTGCTGCGACTGCCTTGGTAGCTATTGCAGAGGCACGTGCGAAAAGCTTGAAGCTCGTAGCAGGTGCTCTTAATTTAACAGATGCAAAAAATGCTGCTGCGCTTAGTATAGCAGAGCAGTACGTTCAAGCGTTCAACAAATTGGCGAAGaacaataatactttgatattACCCAGCAACGTAGCCGATGTGTCTTCCTTGGTGACTCAA GCGATGACTATTTATAAACAAGTTATGGCACAGCCCAACTTTGACGATAGTCAGATAAAGTCAAACTCGGATACTCCCCTTAGACTCGAAGACTCTGACGAATGCTTCGAGTATTTTAGCGATAAAGAGGAAGCAGAGAAGCACAGAGAAAGTAGAAAGCGGAATCctaaaatgttataa
- the LOC128882069 gene encoding ejaculatory bulb-specific protein 3-like, with protein MRSYVVLLTLTFLACSYAEELYPDKYDNIDVDNLLHNDRLREQYYNCFVDKGPCITSGSAFFKEYLPEAVATKCKKCTEKQKESFDRIAEWYAENQPDKWNYFVEVMLKKMSGEAVNKK; from the exons ATGCGTTCTTACGTTGTTCTGTTGACGCTCACCTTTCTGGCGTGTTCATACGCGGAAGAATTATATCCGGATAAGTACGATAACATCGACGTCGACAATCTCTTGCACAACGATCGCTTGCGAGAGCAGTATTACAACTGTTTCGTAGACAAGGGACCGTGCATAACGTCCGGCTCGGCATTCTTTAAAG AATACTTGCCGGAGGCGGTCGCGACAAAATGCAAGAAGTGCACCGAAAAGCAGAAAGAGAGTTTCGATAGAATCGCTGAATGGTACGCGGAGAACCAGCCGGATAAGTGGAACTATTTCGTGGAAGTCATGTTGAAGAAAATGTCAGGGGAGGCGgtaaacaaaaagtaa
- the LOC128882068 gene encoding lysoplasmalogenase-like protein TMEM86A translates to MSSPTQVLKSVGPKLVPFFKSVSVYFILLAEQPSLLTACFKCLPIISLIVFVLLHGISLSQEYTFSRRILTGLIFSCMGDALLVWPSCFTPGMCMFAVAQIMYISAFGFMPLNIMLGTILYAMCSLVIYTLMPGLNGILVVGVPVYTVLLTTMAWRAISRVQFYKELWTWTKLCSCIGGICFLISDTLLGFHYFHTPLPYSQVSIMLTYYAAQLGIALSAVGSKNNNNGSNNRNDADQVKG, encoded by the exons atgtCATCGCCTACACAAGTG TTAAAAAGTGTCGGGCCAAAGCTAGTCCCGTTCTTTAAAAGCGTGTccgtgtattttatattactggCCGAGCAACCGTCACTACTGACGGCGTGTTTCAAGTGTTTGCCAATTATAAGTCTTATCGTCTTTGTTCTTCTACACGGAATTAGTTTATCGCAGGA ATACACCTTCTCCAGGAGAATATTGACGGGACTGATATTCAGTTGTATGGGCGACGCTCTGTTAGTATGGCCGAGCTGTTTCACGCCTGGAATGTGCATGTTTGCCGTCGCGCAGATAATGTACATCAGCGCGTTCGGTTTTATGCCACTTAACATAATGTTAGGTACAATTCTGTACGCTATGTGCTCGCTAG TCATATACACATTGATGCCTGGTTTGAATGGTATACTGGTTGTCGGAGTTCCAGTTTACACTGTGTTGTTGACCACGATGGCATGGAGAGCCATCTCACGAGTTCAATTTTACAAG GAATTGTGGACGTGGACTAAATTATGCAGCTGCATCGGGGGCATATGCTTCCTCATATCTGATACCTTGCTGGGGTTCCACTACTTCCACACCCCGTTGCCTTACTCGCAG GTCTCCATAATGCTGACGTATTACGCGGCGCAATTGGGGATAGCGCTGAGCGCGGTGGGttctaaaaataacaataacggTAGCAATAACAGAAACGACGCGGATCAAGTAAAGGGCTGA